Within the Flavobacterium sp. N502536 genome, the region CAGTACAATTCCGCTCTCGTCATAGGTTTTACAGTTTGTTGGACGGCTCGAGCCAAAGTACAAATCGCCATGAATATCGTCCTCAATCAGCGGAATGTTGTAAAACTCCATTAATCGAACCACTTCCTTCTTATGTTCAGTGGGCATCATGCTTCCCGAAGGATTGCTGAAGTTACTCATCAGCAAACAGAGTTTTACCTTTTTAGAAGAAAGCGCTTTTTTTAAAGCTTCCAGTTCTATTCCCGTGGTCATATTAGTGGGTAGTTCCATAATGTACAATCCCAGAGATTTTGCGAGCTGCAGGATACCAAAATAAGCAGGACTCTCTGTAATAATGGTATCTCCCGGTTTGGTAAGTGTCATCAAACAATGCGAGATCGCACTCGTGCAGCCTGGCATCGTAATAATATCCCTTTCGGTCAAAGAACCGCCCCAGGTAAAAGACCAGCGTGCAATTTCTTTTCTCAAATTCAGATTGCCCTGTACCTGTTCGTAGCTGGTGCCACTATTGGGAAGCTGTCGCATAGCCTGCAGCATTCCTTTATTTAATTTAGCGATGGGAAGCAGTTCGTTTGAAGGAAACCCCAAAGAAAGCATCGTTATGTTGGGATCGGTCATGTTACCATACACCTGATCGATTAAATCTTCCCGGTCTATGTTGGCACATTTTAAAATAGGACTGCTCGGCGTGGGTTCAGGAATGGTTCGGGCCGAAATATTACTTACATAATAACCGGATTGAGGCCTCGATTCGATAAGAGACCGACTTTCAATTTCATAATAAGCTTTGCTTACCGTGCTCATGCTGTAGCCCGTTTCGGCACAGACTTCGCGTATAGAAGGCAGTTTATCACCAACGCTTAAAACGCCCGATTTTATTTGCTTTTCAATTCGGTCTGCAAACTGCAGATACAAGTAATTTGAATTTTTCATAAAAATAACTGTTATGGTGCAATTTACAAAAACTGTATCTGTATTGCTGTTTTATTTTTTAGAAATTTGCTTTAATAGAAAACTAATCCAAAAATAATTCGTGAAAACAACAAAATATTATATAGCGGCCATTACCTGTTTTGTAATCTGGGGATTTTTTAGTTTGGCATTAAAGCCAATTCACGACTATGCTTCTTTGGATATTTTATTCTACCGCGTTTTTAGCTGTAGCATTCTGATGTTGCTGATTGCCTTTACTTTTAAAAGAAAAAGAATCAAAGAAACAATCAGTACTTTCAAATCATTACCGGCTTTGGAGAGACGCAGATCACTTTTGCTGAATATTGGAGGAAGTGTTTTTTTAATGGCAAATTGGTTTACATTCATTTATGTAATGAACCATGTTAGCGTAAAAGCGACCTCGTTAGCCTATTTGGTTTGCCCGATTTTAACCACCTTACTGGCGTACTTTATTTTGAATGAAAAATTGAGTAAAACACAATGGATGGCTGTAGGTTTAAGTGTTTCCGGCTGTTTGCTTTTATCTTATGCCAATATTATGGACATGGTTTTTAGTATCATCATTGGTTCTACTTATGCTTCTTATTTAGTAAGTCAGCGTATCAACAAAGGATTTGATAAATTCATTGTTCTTACCTTTCATATTACGTTGGCAGCCTTGTTTTTATTGCCATTTTACCCTGTTTACAGCGGGCGGTTCCAACAGAATTTAAGTTTTATTTCTGTATCGAAACCATTGCCATTTTGTTTACCATATTTCCGTTGTTCTTAAATTTATATGCACTTTCGGGAATCAATTCATCAACCGTGGGAATGCTTTTAAACATCAACCCTATGATTGCATTTTTGTTGGCTATTTTCGTGTATCACGAGCCAATCGGATCCGTGCAAATTGTAGCGTATAGTATTGTTTTTCTTGCTGTATTGGTTTTTAATTCACATCATCTTTTTGCGATCAGGCAAAAAATACTGCAATATCCAAAGGTTCTGAAATAACAACAGCTACTTTATGTTTTTTATTGGTTTAAAATCTGAAGTATGCGAATCTTTATAGGATGTGTAAACAGGAATGAATATTTTTCATTCCTGTTTTTTTTATATAATACTTCGGTTGATTCCTGACAGGCAATTTTTCATTTTTTGGGAGCTAAGTTAAAATTACCACAATCTTAACAACATATGTAAACAGGAATGAGTATTTTCATTTCTGCTTTTTTATACAAAATACGGTATGAAAAAGAGAGGACACATTTTGCACCGATTGTTGAAGTCGAAATCGCTAAAAAGAGATTTGAAGCGACGCAATTTGTGCTGAAAAAATCTGCTTAACAGCACCTAAATCCCATATTCTTATGAAAAATACCAAACTGCAAGCCTTTATCCCGTTGTTTTATTTAGTATGGTCTGATGATTTACTGACTCAAAATGAGTTTGTTACCATTCAGAAATTTATCAATAACCTCATATGGCTTTCGCCGGAAGAGAAACAGCAATTACTTTCAAGAGTTGACATTTCAAATCCACCCGGACGGAACGAACTCGCACAATGGAAATTGGATATCGAGAAAGGTATTCAGAACAAAGAAGATATCAGATCTATTTTTGATATTGCCGTAGCCCTTTCCGAAAAGGATTTAGACATTTCCAGCTTAAAAACAAGTTTTGTTCAGTTAGAAAATGACCTCGGAATTTTAGGCGAAGAAGCGCTGCAGAACTTTAAAATAAAAGCAAATTCCTTTACCGCAAACTCGCAGACCAACAGTGATTTTGATATTCAGAAGATCACAACGCTTTTAAATGGTAAAGAAGCGGCTATCATCAATCGGGTAAAATTGGTCATTTCAAGACCTGAATTTGCTTACGAAACTTCGACCGATATTCAGGTGTACCGCCAGACGGTGTACAACTGGTGCAAGATACTGGCAGGAGAGAACCTGGGCAATATGGCCTACCCAAAGCAATATGGCGGCGGAGAAAACATAGCCGATTATTTTGCGATTATGGAAACCTTAAGTTACCATGATTTGAGTTTAGTCATCAAATTTGGGGTTCAGTTTGGACTTTGGGGCATGAGTGTTCAGTCATTAGGTACCGAAAAACATTATGCCAAATATTTAAAAGACATTGGAACCTTAAAAATTCCGGGTTGTTTTGCCATGACCGAAACACATCACGGTTCTAACGTAAAAGGATTAGAAACAACTGCAACTTATACCCACAGCGATCAGACTTTTACCATTCATACCCCAAACAAAAATGCGCAGAAGGAGTATATTGGGAATGTGGCTGTTCACGGTCAGATGGCAACTGTTTTCGCAAAATTGATCATCGACGGTCACGATTATGGCGTAAATGCCTTTATCGTTCCATTGAGAGATACCAACGGTACCACTTTAAAAGGAGTTACGATAGGGGATTGCGGACATAAAATGGGACTAAATGGAGTGGATAACGGAACGATTAGTTTTGATCAGGTAGTGATTCCAAAAGAAAATATGCTGGATCGATTTGCTTCTGTAAATGATAAAGGGGAATTTGAAAGCCCTATTCCAAGTGACAACAGACGATTTTTTACCATGCTGGGGACTTTGGTGGGTGGCCGAATTGGAATCCCTCGTTCTGCTTTGGCTGCGGCCAAATCCGGGCTGACAATTGCCATTCGCTACAGCGATCAACGTCGACAGTTTGGTCCCGAAGGCGGATCGGAAGTTCCGATTCTAAATTACAGAATGCACCAGCGTCGATTGATTCCACCCTTGGCAAAAACATATGCGGTACATTTTGCCTTGCAATATCTTACCAATCGTTTTTTAAACAGAACCGAGGCTGAAATGCAGGAAATCGAAGCGTTGGCAGCGGGAATGAAATCGTACTCTACCTGGAGCACAAGAGACATACTGCAGGAATGTCGTGAAGCCTGTGGTGGAAAAGGATATCTATCAGAGAATCGAATTGATGCTTTGAAAAATGATACCGAAATTTATACCACTTTTGAAGGGGATAACACCGTTCTAATGCAGCTGGTTGCCAAAAACCGACTCTCTGAATTCAGAAAAGCATTTGGAGAAATGGGTTCGCTGGGCATAATCAATTATGTGTACGAGAATGCCAAAACGGCTCTTACTGAGAAAAATCCAATTGCTACCAGAAAAACGGATGAGGAACATTTGCTGGACGCAGAGTTTCATTTGCAGGCCTTTATCCACAGAGAAAAAACAATTCTAGCCTCAGCTGCACGTCGTATCAAAAAATTGGTTGACGGTGGTTTAGAACCTTATGACGCTTTTAATGTAGTACAGCACCAAATGATCGATGTCGCTCAGGCTTATCTGGAGCGAGTAGTGCTGGAACAATTTCAATTGGCAATTCAATCCATAGAAGACACTAAGACCAAAGGAATCCTGACAAAACTCAACCAATTGTACGCACTGGCACAATTAGAAAAAAACAGAGCCTGGTATCTTGAAGACGGGTACATGGAAGCTGTCAAAACCAAAGCAATCCGTAAACTGGTCAATCAGCTTTGTTGGGACATCCGACCAGATGCGGTGGCGCTGGTTAATGCCTTTGATATTCCGGAGAGTTGTTTGGGGGCACCAATTGCGGTTTAATAGAGTTTTTAGAGTGAGATGTGGAATGTGAGATGTAAAAAGTATATAATAAATAGCCACGAATTCACGAATTTTTTTAAGGAAACTGATTAGAAAAATTCGTGAATTCGTGGCTACTTTTTTTTAAAGTTATAGTTTTTAAAAGTGTTAAAAGATTGGTTTATTGAGTGTTAGGTATTTGTTTTTACAATAGCAAGAAGTGTTTGTTATTACTTCGGTTATATCACAAAGTACCTGAAAGTGTTTTTTAAACCATAGCTTTATTGACATAACTGGCTTTCTCAAAATCCATAATATTGATGGAGATGATAGGAACTTCAGGAAGTATTTCGTTTAGTTTAGTGACAATTGCTTTTGATAAGGCTGCTTTTTGATCGGTATTTCGGCCTTCCAGTATGTAGGCGAAGACGTGGATAAAATCGTCTGAAGAATTTCCATTGTTGTAATAGGTGAAAGGATTGATACGAACCTTAATATCAGTAGGAACAAAAAGATTAGTGGCTAAGGCTGTATGGTAAACCTCCTGCATAATATCGTCTGCAGATTTTAGTCGGATTACGTTTTGAGAACAATCAATAACAAAGTGTGGCATGAGTATAATGTTTAAATTAGAAAAATGAAGTACAAACAAATTTACGAAAATCCAATCGGGAATTGGTACCGTTATTTTTTTCATAAGGTTCTTTTTTTAACACAAAAGCTAAAATTTCGGAGGTACTAAATAATTCCTTTTTCTATCTGCACTTTCTTATATTTGCAAGTCTCATTATATTCCAAACTGGTTTGAAAAATTATCTGTTGCTTTTTCTGTTTGCTCTTTTAGCAAGTCCCGTTTATGCATTGGACAGCACAGATGGTATTATCGAAAAGCTGAATGAAGCTTTAAAAAACAAAGGGCATTATGTTCGTCTCAGAGAAGAACGCATTCTAAATTTCAAAAAAATCAAATCCGATGATTTAACGAAAGAGCAGGAATACAATTACAACAAAAGTTTGTACACTCAATACTTAAAATTCAATTCCGATTCGGCTATTTTATATGTCAAAAAGAACCTGAAAATTGCCAAAGAACTTCAAAATACCGATTTACTAAACCTAGCCAATCTACAATTGGTTACCTTGTATTCTTCATCGGGAAAATACCGCGAATCTGAAGCCATTTTGAAAAGCATTCCTAAAAAGGAACTGCCTAAAAAACTGCTTCCTAATTATTATACCGCCTATCGCGAGTTTTTGGAACATTATGCTGCCAATAGCTATGATATAAAATACATTGAGCAAATTATAAAATACCGTGATTCGCTGCTTACCGTTTTGGATCCTTCGACATTCAACTATCAGATCACCAGAATTCAGCAGAACATGTCGGAGAAAAAGTATGTTGTAGCTGAAAAACAGTTGTTGGATTTACTCAAAAATGCAAAGGAAGATCATCCGCAATATGCTATGATGACGTATCTTTTGGCAACGATCTATAAAAAAACGCAGCGGCTGGAGCTCCGAAAAAAATACTATGCCCTTTCGGCCACTTCTGATTTAAAAACGGCAAACAAGGACAATGCTTCACTTCAGGAGCTGGCTTTAATTTTTTATGAAGCCGACGATGTCGATATGGCCTACAAACTAACCCAATCGGCTATTGAAGACACTTTGTATTGCAACGTTCAGTTTCGCACACTGCTGATGTCCGAACTCTATTCGATTATCAACACCGTTTACCTGGAGAAAGAGGCCAAAAGAAAAACAGAACTTCAACTGTATCTTTTATGCATCAGCCTGTTGTCGGTATTTTTGATTGTGGCGGTGATTTACGTTTACAAACAAATGAAAAAAGTATCTCGAATCAGGGGAGAACTGTACATTACAAGTCAAAAATTGGCCGAATTAAATAAAGACATTACAGAAACGAACAATCAGTTGCAGGAACGTAATGCACAATTATCGGAGTCCAACCATGTCAAAGAAGAATACATCGCACATTTTTTCAGTCTTTGTTCGACTTACATCAATAAATTAGAAAATTACCGCATTACGTTAAATAAAAAAGCGACAGCCAAGCAGTTCGATGAAATCTATAAAATATTAAAATCAACCACTCTGGTCGACAACGAACTGGAAGAACTGTACAAGAACTTCGATATCATCTTTCTGAATTTGTATCCTACTTTCGTAAAAGATTTCAACGCGCTCTTAATTCAGGAAGAACAAATCGTTTTAAAGCAGGGCGAACTCATGAATACAGAGCTTCGAATTTTTGCTTTGATTCGTTTGGGAATTACCGACAGTGTGAAAATTGCAGCATTTTTGCGTTACTCTTTGAGCACGATTTACAATTACCGAACCAGAGCACGAAATAAAGCCGCAGTTTCCCGAAATGATTTTGAAGAAATGGTCATGAAAATTGGCCTAATATCAGTGAAACTTTAGAAAATACATTTAAAACTACTACTTTTTTTTGCTTTTTATTTTTGTTAAGTAATTGTTTTTGAATTACTTAGTTTTTTATTTTGCTACTTTTTTTCATTTAAAAATCCAACACGAACTATAACGTTTTAGCTTTACAGTATTCTTAAAAAGAGAGAGACTACTTCTACTTTCTTTAGATGGTCAATTAAATGCTTTAATAAATTTATAGTTATGTTTAAAAACGTTAAAACAATTGTTGTTTTACTATTGTTGGGTGCTGTCGGTGCACATGCACAGCATAAAATTCCGGTTTATTTAGATGATAAAAAATCGATTAATGAGCGTGTGGAGGATGCGCTTGCGAGAATGACAACCGATGAGAAAATTGCCATGATCCATGCACAGTCAAAATTCAGCTCACCGGGTGTGCCTCGTTTGGGAATTCCGGAAAACTGGATGACTGACGGACCACACGGAATTCGTACCGAAGTGTTATGGGACGAGTGGGATCAGGCAGGATGGACCAATGATTCCTGTATTGCTTTCCCGGCTTTAACTGCGCTTTCTGCCACCTGGAACAAAGAGTTGTCTTCACTGTATGGAAAATCGATAGGAGAAGAAGCACGTTACCGTAACAAAAATGTACTATTAGGGCCAGGCGTTAACATCTACAGATCACCATTAAACGGCCGAAATTTCGAATACATGGGAGAAGATCCTTTTCTGACCTCAAAAATGGTGGTTCCTTATATTAAAGGAGTACAAGCAAACGGAGTGGCTGCCTGCGTAAAACATTTTGCCTTAAACAATCAGGAAACAGGGCGTAATTCGGTTAATGTAATTGTTGACGATCGCGCTTTGTACGAGATTTACCTACCGGCTTTTAAAGCTGCGGTTCAGGAAGGAGATGCTTGGGCAATTATGGGTTCCTACAATAAATATAAAGGACAACACTGCTGCCATAACGAATTTTTATTAAACGATATTCTTCGAAAAGAATGGGGTTTCAAAGGAGTTGTAGTGTCTGATTGGGGTGGAGTGCATGATACCAAACAAGCGATTTATAATGGTTTGGATATGGAATTTGGTTCCTGGACAAACGGACTTTCATGGGGAACCAGCAATGCCTACGATAATTACTTTTTGGCAAAACCCTATTCAAATATGATTGCAAAAGGCGAAGTGGGAACAAAAGAATTAGACGAAAAGGTACGTCGTATTTTGCGTTTGTCATTTTTAACTACAATGAATAAAAACAGACCTTTTGGTTCTTTTGGAACAGAAGAACACGCCAAAGCAGGTTTGAAAATTGCCGAGGAAGGTATTGTATTGCTTCAAAACAACAATAACATCCTGCCAATCAATCTCTCTAAAACAAAGAAAATTGCGGTGATTGGAGAGAATGCTATCAAAATGATGACCGTTGGAGGAGGAAGTTCTTCATTGAAAGCCAGATACGAAATTACGCCGTTGGAAGGATTAAAGAAAAGAATCGGGAATCAGGCCGAAATTGTTTATGCCCGTGGATATGTTGGTGATCCAACAAGTAACTACAATGGCGTAGTGGCAAAAGTAAGTCTTGAAGACAAACGCTCTGCTGCCGAGTTAACCGCTGAGGCTTTAAAAGTAGCGAAGGATGCCGATGTAGTTCTTTTTATAGGAGGTACCAATAAAAGTGACAAACAGGATGCTGAAGGTTACGATCGTCTGGATTTAGGCCTTTCTTATGGTCAGGATCAGCTGATAACAGAGTTGGTTAAAGTAAATAAAAACATCGTTTTTGTAAATATTTCAGGAAATGCAGTGGCAATGCCATGGGTAAAAGAAGTTCCGGGAATTGTACAGGGCTGGTTTTTAGGTACAGAAGCCGGAAATGCTTTAGCCGCTGTTTTGGTAGGAGATGTAAATCCTTCAGGGAAATTATCGTTTACTTTTCCTGTAAAATTATCCGATAACGGAGCTCATGCATTAGGTGAATTTCCGGGTGGTGAGGATGTAACCTACAAAGAAAGCATTTTTGTTGGCTACCGTTGGGCCGACAAACAAAAAGCAAAACCATTATTCTCTTTTGGTCATGGTTTGAGTTATACTACTTTTCAGTACGGAAAAGTAACCGCCGATAAAAAACAAATGGGAGCCGGAGATCAGATCACTTTTTCGGTAAAAGTTAAAAATACCGGAACAAGAGAAGGTTCAGAAGTAGTTCAACTATACATCAGCGATTTAAAATCTTCATTACCGCGTCCGATTAAGGAATTAAAAGGCTTCGAGAAAATTTCGCTTCAGGCGGGAGAAGAAAAAACAGTGACTTTTACCATCGATAAAACAGCACTTAGCTTTTTTGACGATAAAAAACACGACTGGGTGGCTGAACCGGGAGCTTTTGAAGCAATCATTGGAGCATCTTCTACGGCTATAAAATCTAAAGTGAATTTCTCACTTCAATAATTTCATGTTTCTAAAAATGGTTGGTTGTAAAGCTGCAAGTGTAAAAATTTGCAGCTTTACTTTTAGGAATACTGCCAATGTTTTTTTATGTCTTAATATGAATTTTACCCAATAAGTCAAATAAAAAGTCTATTACTTAAAATACTACTATGAAAAAAATTATACTAGGTGCCATCACTTTGTTTTTAGCGCAAAATCTTTCGGCACAAAGCCTGAACAAAATGCAATGGTTTAACGAACCTGAAAAATGGGAAATTAAAAACAATGCTTTGATCATGAATGTCACAGCAAATAGTGATTATTGGCGCATTTCGCATTATGGTTTTACCGTTGACGATGCACCGTTTTATTATGCGACCTACGGAGGAGAATTTGAAGCCAAAGTAAAGTTAACCGGCAATTACATTGCCCGTTTTGACCAAATGGGACTCATGCTTCGTATAGATGAAAAAAATTACATCAAAACCGGAGTTGAATTTGTAGATGGGAAGTTTAATATCAGCACCGTTGTCACACACGATAAAAGTGATTGGAGCGTGACCACTTTAGAGAAAGCACCACCATTTGTATGGATAAAAGTGGTGAGAAGACTGGACGCCGTTGAAGTCTTCTTTTCGTATGATGATAAAAACTATATTTTGACCAGAAATGCACCTTTGCAGGACAATACTCCGGTTATGGTAGGTCTGATGGCAGCATCACCTGACGGAAAAGGTTTTGAAGCCAAATTCGAAAATTTTAAAGTAACCCATTTACCGGACCAACGCAGACTGGAATGGCTTAAAAACCACCAGGAATAGTAGCGTTAAAAACCAATTTTCTAAGAGTTCAAATTCCAAATTTCAGCTGGAAATGAAGGAATAAAGGATTTTTCTTACCCTCTTAAGATTTACTGTAATTATTGTAACAAATAACCAGTCTTTCTTTAGGATTACAAGGTCCAATCCGCCAGCCTGTTAGGGAAATATCGTTATTTTAGCTTCCACCAAAAAATTATCTAACCTTTTAACAACCAAAACTATTTTATGAATTCAAGTTCAATGGAAATTAAACCCAAAAAACATTATGAAATTTTAGACGGCTTACGTGGGGTAGCCGCAATTTTAGTCGTTATTTTTCACGCCTTCGAAGCTTTTAATGAAGGAAGCCGATTCAAACAGCTTATGAATCATGGTTATCTGGCTGTCGATTTCTTTTTTCTTTTATCAGGATTCGTGGTGGCCTATGCCTACGACGATCGCTGGGAGAAAATGTCACAATGGGAATTTTACAAACGACGTTTAATCCGCTTGCAGCCCATGGTTATTATGGGAATGGTCATTGGAGCACTGCTTTATTACCTTCAGGCTTCGAATGTCGCTTTTCCTCAAATTGCCACAATGCCAGTCTGGAAACTAATTTTGGTGATGCTGGCCGGTTTTGTACTGATACCGCTTCCGCCATCAATGGAAATTAGAGGCTGGGGTGAAACGTTTCCGCTTAACGGGCCGGCATGGTCCCTTTTCTTCGAATATATTGCCAATATCCTGTATGCGTTATTCTTCCGCAAATTTTCAAATAAAGTACTGGGCTTTCTAGTGTTGGTTTTTGCCGGAATGCTCGTTCAATATACCGTATTTGGCCCCAAAGGAGATGTTATTGGCGGTTGGTCATTGACGATGCAGGAATTGTATGTTGGATTTACCCGCTTGTTGTATCCTTTCTTTGCAGGAGTTTTACTTTCCCGTTTGGGAAAACTGATTCATATCAAAGGTGCCTTTTGGGTTTGCAGCGTTTTGATTATCCTTATTTTTAGCATTCCAAGACTTGGTGATGAAAACAGTTTGTGGATGAATGGTTTGTATGAGTCGGTTTGTATCATACTTTTGTTCCCGTTAATCGTGGCTATAGGAGCGGGAGGAGAGATCAAAAATCCGTTATCGCTTAAAATTTGCAAGGCTTTGGGAGACATTTCGTATCCAATTTATATTATACATTATCCCTTAATTTATTGCTACATGGCTTGGGTATTCGAAAACAAAATTCCGTTAAAGGATGGTTATGTGGTCGGAATTGGTGTTTTAATTTCGAGTATTGCAATAGCTTACCTGTGTCTTAAATTTTATGACGAACCTGTTCGCAACTGGCTTCAGAACAAATTTCAAAAAAGAAAAGTTTCTTAAAAAGAGGTTCAAAGTTACAAAGGTTCAAAGGGACAGAGGCCGAACCTTTGAACCTAAATAAAAAAGGGATGAAAACAATATTGTTTTCATCCCTTTTTTGATTTGTAAGAGTTCTTGGAAAAATGCTCAAAGAGGAAAAATCTTTGCAACTTT harbors:
- a CDS encoding EamA family transporter, with translation MKTTKYYIAAITCFVIWGFFSLALKPIHDYASLDILFYRVFSCSILMLLIAFTFKRKRIKETISTFKSLPALERRRSLLLNIGGSVFLMANWFTFIYVMNHVSVKATSLAYLVCPILTTLLAYFILNEKLSKTQWMAVGLSVSGCLLLSYANIMDMVFSIIIGSTYASYLVSQRINKGFDKFIVLTFHITLAALFLLPFYPVYSGRFQQNLSFISVSKPLPFCLPYFRCS
- a CDS encoding 5-carboxymethyl-2-hydroxymuconate Delta-isomerase produces the protein MPHFVIDCSQNVIRLKSADDIMQEVYHTALATNLFVPTDIKVRINPFTYYNNGNSSDDFIHVFAYILEGRNTDQKAALSKAIVTKLNEILPEVPIISINIMDFEKASYVNKAMV
- a CDS encoding EamA family transporter; amino-acid sequence: MLPCLQRAVPTEFKFYFCIETIAILFTIFPLFLNLYALSGINSSTVGMLLNINPMIAFLLAIFVYHEPIGSVQIVAYSIVFLAVLVFNSHHLFAIRQKILQYPKVLK
- a CDS encoding PLP-dependent aminotransferase family protein, coding for MKNSNYLYLQFADRIEKQIKSGVLSVGDKLPSIREVCAETGYSMSTVSKAYYEIESRSLIESRPQSGYYVSNISARTIPEPTPSSPILKCANIDREDLIDQVYGNMTDPNITMLSLGFPSNELLPIAKLNKGMLQAMRQLPNSGTSYEQVQGNLNLRKEIARWSFTWGGSLTERDIITMPGCTSAISHCLMTLTKPGDTIITESPAYFGILQLAKSLGLYIMELPTNMTTGIELEALKKALSSKKVKLCLLMSNFSNPSGSMMPTEHKKEVVRLMEFYNIPLIEDDIHGDLYFGSSRPTNCKTYDESGIVLCCSSVSKTLAPGYRVGWVSPVNSKKKFCAIKFIIRSPLLPLHIRWLVTF
- a CDS encoding acyltransferase family protein, which encodes MNSSSMEIKPKKHYEILDGLRGVAAILVVIFHAFEAFNEGSRFKQLMNHGYLAVDFFFLLSGFVVAYAYDDRWEKMSQWEFYKRRLIRLQPMVIMGMVIGALLYYLQASNVAFPQIATMPVWKLILVMLAGFVLIPLPPSMEIRGWGETFPLNGPAWSLFFEYIANILYALFFRKFSNKVLGFLVLVFAGMLVQYTVFGPKGDVIGGWSLTMQELYVGFTRLLYPFFAGVLLSRLGKLIHIKGAFWVCSVLIILIFSIPRLGDENSLWMNGLYESVCIILLFPLIVAIGAGGEIKNPLSLKICKALGDISYPIYIIHYPLIYCYMAWVFENKIPLKDGYVVGIGVLISSIAIAYLCLKFYDEPVRNWLQNKFQKRKVS
- a CDS encoding glycoside hydrolase family 3 C-terminal domain-containing protein, whose product is MFKNVKTIVVLLLLGAVGAHAQHKIPVYLDDKKSINERVEDALARMTTDEKIAMIHAQSKFSSPGVPRLGIPENWMTDGPHGIRTEVLWDEWDQAGWTNDSCIAFPALTALSATWNKELSSLYGKSIGEEARYRNKNVLLGPGVNIYRSPLNGRNFEYMGEDPFLTSKMVVPYIKGVQANGVAACVKHFALNNQETGRNSVNVIVDDRALYEIYLPAFKAAVQEGDAWAIMGSYNKYKGQHCCHNEFLLNDILRKEWGFKGVVVSDWGGVHDTKQAIYNGLDMEFGSWTNGLSWGTSNAYDNYFLAKPYSNMIAKGEVGTKELDEKVRRILRLSFLTTMNKNRPFGSFGTEEHAKAGLKIAEEGIVLLQNNNNILPINLSKTKKIAVIGENAIKMMTVGGGSSSLKARYEITPLEGLKKRIGNQAEIVYARGYVGDPTSNYNGVVAKVSLEDKRSAAELTAEALKVAKDADVVLFIGGTNKSDKQDAEGYDRLDLGLSYGQDQLITELVKVNKNIVFVNISGNAVAMPWVKEVPGIVQGWFLGTEAGNALAAVLVGDVNPSGKLSFTFPVKLSDNGAHALGEFPGGEDVTYKESIFVGYRWADKQKAKPLFSFGHGLSYTTFQYGKVTADKKQMGAGDQITFSVKVKNTGTREGSEVVQLYISDLKSSLPRPIKELKGFEKISLQAGEEKTVTFTIDKTALSFFDDKKHDWVAEPGAFEAIIGASSTAIKSKVNFSLQ
- a CDS encoding DUF1349 domain-containing protein — its product is MKKIILGAITLFLAQNLSAQSLNKMQWFNEPEKWEIKNNALIMNVTANSDYWRISHYGFTVDDAPFYYATYGGEFEAKVKLTGNYIARFDQMGLMLRIDEKNYIKTGVEFVDGKFNISTVVTHDKSDWSVTTLEKAPPFVWIKVVRRLDAVEVFFSYDDKNYILTRNAPLQDNTPVMVGLMAASPDGKGFEAKFENFKVTHLPDQRRLEWLKNHQE
- a CDS encoding acyl-CoA dehydrogenase, which translates into the protein MKNTKLQAFIPLFYLVWSDDLLTQNEFVTIQKFINNLIWLSPEEKQQLLSRVDISNPPGRNELAQWKLDIEKGIQNKEDIRSIFDIAVALSEKDLDISSLKTSFVQLENDLGILGEEALQNFKIKANSFTANSQTNSDFDIQKITTLLNGKEAAIINRVKLVISRPEFAYETSTDIQVYRQTVYNWCKILAGENLGNMAYPKQYGGGENIADYFAIMETLSYHDLSLVIKFGVQFGLWGMSVQSLGTEKHYAKYLKDIGTLKIPGCFAMTETHHGSNVKGLETTATYTHSDQTFTIHTPNKNAQKEYIGNVAVHGQMATVFAKLIIDGHDYGVNAFIVPLRDTNGTTLKGVTIGDCGHKMGLNGVDNGTISFDQVVIPKENMLDRFASVNDKGEFESPIPSDNRRFFTMLGTLVGGRIGIPRSALAAAKSGLTIAIRYSDQRRQFGPEGGSEVPILNYRMHQRRLIPPLAKTYAVHFALQYLTNRFLNRTEAEMQEIEALAAGMKSYSTWSTRDILQECREACGGKGYLSENRIDALKNDTEIYTTFEGDNTVLMQLVAKNRLSEFRKAFGEMGSLGIINYVYENAKTALTEKNPIATRKTDEEHLLDAEFHLQAFIHREKTILASAARRIKKLVDGGLEPYDAFNVVQHQMIDVAQAYLERVVLEQFQLAIQSIEDTKTKGILTKLNQLYALAQLEKNRAWYLEDGYMEAVKTKAIRKLVNQLCWDIRPDAVALVNAFDIPESCLGAPIAV
- a CDS encoding DUF6377 domain-containing protein; the protein is MKNYLLLFLFALLASPVYALDSTDGIIEKLNEALKNKGHYVRLREERILNFKKIKSDDLTKEQEYNYNKSLYTQYLKFNSDSAILYVKKNLKIAKELQNTDLLNLANLQLVTLYSSSGKYRESEAILKSIPKKELPKKLLPNYYTAYREFLEHYAANSYDIKYIEQIIKYRDSLLTVLDPSTFNYQITRIQQNMSEKKYVVAEKQLLDLLKNAKEDHPQYAMMTYLLATIYKKTQRLELRKKYYALSATSDLKTANKDNASLQELALIFYEADDVDMAYKLTQSAIEDTLYCNVQFRTLLMSELYSIINTVYLEKEAKRKTELQLYLLCISLLSVFLIVAVIYVYKQMKKVSRIRGELYITSQKLAELNKDITETNNQLQERNAQLSESNHVKEEYIAHFFSLCSTYINKLENYRITLNKKATAKQFDEIYKILKSTTLVDNELEELYKNFDIIFLNLYPTFVKDFNALLIQEEQIVLKQGELMNTELRIFALIRLGITDSVKIAAFLRYSLSTIYNYRTRARNKAAVSRNDFEEMVMKIGLISVKL